One genomic segment of Scyliorhinus canicula chromosome 10, sScyCan1.1, whole genome shotgun sequence includes these proteins:
- the LOC119972876 gene encoding probable G-protein coupled receptor 141 isoform X4: MNNNEFSTGMFTNNTSNTSLACNPLGASYNAALITIYTIVLIGGSAGAAIMTWKIKTDRKSITSTAVINLISVHTFFLLTLPFRISYYVLGEWKFGEIFYDTKVGGIADSDEDCQRIQQDLDHLETWAERWQMVFNPDKCEVMHPGRSNTDPTPSSTA; this comes from the exons ATGAATAATAATGAATTCTCAACAGGAATGTTCACAAACAACACCAGCAATACCTCACTTGCCTGCAATCCACTTGGAGCCAGTTATAATGCAGCTTTAATAACAATTTACACCATTGTGCTGATTGGAGGTTCTGCTGGAGCtgccatcatgacttggaaaatAAAAACCGACAGGAAATCCATCACATCCACTGCTGTGATCAATCTTATATCGGTGCACACATTCTTCCTCCTAACCCTGCCGTTCCGCATTTCCTACTACGTCCTTGGTGAATGGAAGTTTGGTGAAATATTTT atgacacaaaggttggtggaattgcggatagcgatgaggactgtcagaggatacagcaggatttagatcatttggagacttgggcagagagatggcagatggtgtttaatccggacaaatgtgaggtaatgcatcctggaaggtctaatacag